One window from the genome of Hippoglossus hippoglossus isolate fHipHip1 chromosome 10, fHipHip1.pri, whole genome shotgun sequence encodes:
- the foxo4 gene encoding forkhead box protein O4, giving the protein MEQSSVPPIDPDFEPQTRPRSCTWPLPRPDLSVVKPEGADGTESAAGTPPADEDKPEPQQITSEPEKAAAEGGAAAGVGGAGATPRKGSSRRNAWGNQSYADLISQAIENSPEKRLTLAQIYEWMVKTVPYFRDKGDSNSSAGWKNSIRHNLSLHNKFLRVHNESTGKSSWWMLNPEGGKTGKAPRRRAASMDNSSKLLKSRMRAKQTKKQAGAAGAGGALQGDGGTGSGGADSPNSSQQFPKWGVNSSSPSSRGSLDDADMWTTFRPRTSSNASTLSGRLSPIAPGQEDDDNLPEDGLLGRYASRSLTPTLTETLMEELDLIDGLTLMTGQQGGASPSTAPPAPPTPLPSASTLLPRGSSFSSFHQLQPSSLPQAPPHTGTQASISQCGPSSKEQTTFSNSLFNPMSSSGSRSNSHYSTHVPSSLEALLTSDSPPPSDVMMTQVDPLMPSPGGVGLMNLGSSVVGVRPKPNQLLLGKGLEPNTVAPMALQAQMQPQQRHLHQQQPHQQQQHQQHQQHQQQQHQHHSQMGLGMILSGMSQDPSQLSALKAQHAAGPALGSLHGGPGVSLQAMGQFGAPSCFPAGQDRLPTDLDIDMFTENLDCDVDYIINSDLMDGDGIDFNFDPMPGGQGSAHNWVPS; this is encoded by the exons CCCGCTCCTGCACGTGGCCGCTGCCGAGGCCCGACCTCTCGGTTGTCAAACCGGAGGGCGCGGACGGCACCGAGTCCGCCGCCGGCACCCCGCCCGCCGACGAGGACAAGCCCGAGCCGCAGCAAATCACGTCCGAGCCCGAGAAGGCTGCGGCCGAGGGCGGGGCCGCGGCCGGCGTGGGCGGAGCCGGCGCGACGCCCCGCAAAGGATCGTCCCGGCGCAACGCGTGGGGGAACCAGAGCTACGCGGACCTGATCAGCCAGGCCATCGAGAACTCACCCGAGAAGAGGCTGACCCTGGCCCAGATCTACGAGTGGATGGTGAAGACTGTGCCTTACTTCAGAGACAAAGGGGACAGCAACAGCTCAGCAGGCTGGaag AATTCCATCCGCCACAACCTATCACTCCACAACAAGTTCTTGAGGGTACACAATGAATCCACAGGAAAGAGCTCCTGGTGGATGCTCAACCCAGAAGGAGGGAAGACCGGGAAAGCTCCTCGACGCCGAGCTGCCTCCATggacaacagcagcaaactgcTGAAGAGTCGGATGAGGGCCAAGCAGACCAAGAAGCAGGCGGGAGCAGCCGGCGCTGGAGGGGCGCTGCAAGGTGACGGCGGCACGGGGTCAGGGGGAGCAGACAGCCCTAACTCGTCCCAGCAGTTTCCCAAATGGGGGGTCAACAGCAGTAGCCCCTCGTCCCGCGGCAGCCTGGATGACGCTGACATGTGGACCACCTTCCGTCCACGCACAAGCTCTAATGCCAGCACCCTGAGCGGACGTCTGTCCCCCATCGCTCCTGGACAAGAGGACGACGACAACCTGCCTGAGGATGGACTGCTTGGAAGATACGCTTCCAGGAGCTTGACCCCCACCCTCACCGAGACCCTCATGGAGGAGTTGGATCTGATTGATGGCCTCACATTGATGACTGGGCAACAGGGAGGGGCCAGTCCCAGCACAGCCCCACCGGCACCTCCCACTCCGCTGCCCTCCGCCTCCACCCTGCTGCCCCGtggctccagcttctcctccttccatcAGCTGCAACCATCCAGCCTCCCGCAGGCCCCGCCCCACACTGGAACCCAGGCCTCCATCTCTCAGTGCGGACCCAGCAGCAAAGAGCAGACGACCTTCAGCAATTCCCTCTTCAACCCCATGTCCAGCTCCGGCTCTCGTAGTAACAGCCACTACAGCACCCACGTGCCCTCCAGTCTGGAAGCCCTGCTCACCTCTGACTCCCCCCCTCCgagtgatgtcatgatgaccCAGGTGGACCCCCTCATGCCTAGTCCCGGAGGGGTTGGCCTGATGAATTTGGGTTCATCTGTGGTGGGTGTGAGGCCCAAACCCAATCAGCTGCTGTTGGGTAAGGGGCTGGAGCCGAACACCGTGGCCCCCATGGCGCTTCAGGCTCAGATGCAGCCTCAGCAGCGTCAccttcaccagcagcagccgcaccagcagcagcagcatcagcagcatcagcagcatcagcagcagcaacaccagCATCACTCTCAGATGGGGTTGGGGATGATCCTCTCAGGTATGTCTCAAGACCCGTCACAGCTCTCCGCTCTCAAAGCCCAGCACGCCGCAGGGCCAGCGCTGGGCTCTCTTCATGGAGGGCCCGGCGTCAGTCTGCAGGCGATGGGTCAGTTCGGAGCTCCGTCCTGCTTCCCCGCCGGTCAGGACCGACTGCCCACAGACTTGGACATTGACATGTTCACGGAAAACCTGGATTGCGACGTGGACTACATCATCAACAGTGACCTCATGGACGGAGACGGCATTGATTTCAACTTTGACCCCATGCCTGGAGGCCAAGGCTCCGCTCACAACTGGGTCCCCAGCTAA